From Saprospiraceae bacterium, one genomic window encodes:
- a CDS encoding M42 family metallopeptidase: MEGIETLRKICALPGVPGYESAIRNYIKSQLENIADRIEIDPMGNLIAFHQGRNHKKLMLSAHLDEIGFMVQHIDEDGFIRFVPLGGFDAKTLTAQRVTIHGKKDVIGVMGSKPIHLMTAEERTKAPQVKDYFIDTGLPAEEVKKLIQVGDPITRERELIQMGPCINAKSLDNRISVFILLKIFQEIKRRNPDLNVLAVFTVQEEVGLRGAKTVAHKLAPDLAINIDTTIAFDVPGAQSHEMVSRLGQGVGIKIMDHSVLCDYRMVRLLKETATKHKIKWQAEILQKGGTDTASIQMAGGGCIAGAVSIPTRHIHQVIEMVHQADVQASIDLVLAAIPEIESMDWNHAQH, from the coding sequence ATGGAAGGAATAGAAACTCTGCGTAAGATTTGCGCACTCCCCGGTGTCCCCGGCTACGAGTCGGCCATAAGAAATTATATTAAGAGCCAACTTGAGAACATTGCAGACCGGATCGAAATTGACCCAATGGGAAATCTAATTGCTTTTCACCAGGGCAGAAACCATAAAAAACTGATGCTTTCTGCGCACCTGGATGAAATTGGATTTATGGTTCAGCACATTGATGAGGATGGCTTTATCAGATTTGTTCCCCTTGGAGGTTTCGATGCAAAGACTCTGACTGCGCAAAGGGTAACCATCCATGGAAAAAAAGATGTAATTGGCGTAATGGGTTCTAAGCCCATCCATCTGATGACTGCTGAGGAGAGAACGAAAGCACCACAGGTCAAAGATTACTTTATTGATACCGGACTTCCTGCTGAAGAGGTAAAGAAACTCATTCAGGTCGGAGACCCAATCACCAGGGAAAGAGAACTGATCCAAATGGGACCCTGCATCAATGCAAAATCCCTGGACAACCGAATTTCAGTTTTTATTCTTCTCAAGATTTTTCAGGAGATAAAGCGTAGAAATCCAGATTTGAATGTATTGGCTGTTTTCACGGTGCAGGAGGAAGTAGGATTGCGCGGTGCCAAAACAGTGGCTCATAAACTGGCTCCAGACCTTGCTATAAACATCGATACCACCATCGCGTTTGATGTGCCTGGTGCTCAATCCCATGAAATGGTGAGTCGGCTTGGGCAGGGTGTCGGCATCAAAATTATGGACCACAGCGTGCTATGTGATTATCGAATGGTTCGATTGTTGAAAGAAACTGCTACCAAACACAAGATAAAGTGGCAGGCTGAAATTTTGCAGAAGGGTGGCACGGATACTGCCTCCATTCAAATGGCCGGTGGTGGATGCATTGCAGGCGCAGTTTCCATACCTACCAGACACATACACCAGGTCATAGAAATGGTGCATCAGGCCGATGTGCAAGCATCCATCGATCTGGTTCTAGCAGCCATACCTGAAATCGAATCAATGGATTGGAATCACGCTCAACATTAA
- a CDS encoding 4a-hydroxytetrahydrobiopterin dehydratase, producing MWLEENNRLSCEFIFKDFAEAMGFINEIALKAERMNHHPNWSNSFNKVSIQLYTHDAGNTITERDRKLAELITRVFEKYKK from the coding sequence ATGTGGTTAGAAGAAAACAATCGACTTTCCTGCGAATTCATCTTCAAGGATTTTGCAGAAGCCATGGGATTTATCAATGAGATTGCGCTAAAGGCAGAAAGGATGAATCATCACCCCAATTGGTCCAATAGTTTCAATAAAGTGAGCATCCAGCTGTACACCCATGATGCGGGTAATACCATTACTGAAAGGGACCGCAAGCTAGCTGAGCTAATTACCAGAGTTTTCGAAAAATACAAAAAATAG